The sequence TGTTGTTGCTCCCATTCCTTATTAACTGCATCATAATCTATTTTTGAAAGAAATGAGGTAAGCAGTGCTGATGCCAGCAATATAATCCATATTACATACATACTCTTTGTACGAAACATTCTGTATACATCCATCTTTATCATATTAAGCACGATTGTCACCCCCTGTAAGCCTTAAGAAATAATTCTCAAGTTCTTCACTTGTAATAGATATTCCCTTAACTGGAATTCCCGCCTTTGCAAGCTCCATGTTCAGGCTGGCACTTTCTCCCAGTCTTTCAAATATATGAATATGTTCTTTATCTATAACCTGATAGCTGTTAAAGCCCATATCATCAAGCACAGGAATAGCCTGCTTAGGATTATCAAGTGTAAGCTCTATGCGCTCACTGCATTTTTTCATAAGCTCTTCTCTTGTAAGCTCCTGCACAAGGCATCCATTATGAATAATGCCATAATCTGTGGCAAGCTTTGATAATTCCTCCAGGATATGACTTGAAATACATATTGTCATACCTCGCTCCTTTGCAAGCTTCTGGATAGTTTCACGCACCTCCACTATTCCCTGCGGATCAAGTCCGTTAATCGGCTCATCAAGAATAAGCAGGTCAGGCTCACCTACAAGTGCAAGAGCAATTCCTAAGCGCTGCTTCATTCCAAGCGAATAATGCTTTGTTTTCTTTTCTCCAACAGTATCAAGGCCCACTGTTTTTAACAGCTCTTCTATATATCCTTTTTTCTTAATCCCCGTAAGCTTACATTTAATGTTCAAATTGTCATATGCCGACATATTGCCATAAAGTCCGGGAGCTTCTATAAGACACCCTACTCTTGAACGTACCTTTTGTAAGTCCTTTCCCTTATACCCAAACATTTCTATTTCGCCATAAGACGGTGTTGACAGTCCGCTAATCATCTTAAGACAGGTCGTTTTACCGGCTCCGTTTCTTCCAATAAAGCCATATATCGCACCCTTTTTAATGTGCATATTTACATCATCAACCGCCCTGTGTCTGCCATACTGCTTAGTCAGATTACTTGTCTGCAATAATAATTCACTCAAAGCTTTTTCCTCCTTTTCTTAACTGCTCTTATCATAAAAAATAAATCCTAATCAATCGCAAATAAATAGTAAAAAAAGAGTAAATTATTCATGCAGGCGATATCCAATCCCCCATATTGTTTCTATATATTCATCAGGTGTAACGGTTTTTATTTTCTTCCTGATATTGCTTATATGCACATCCAGGGTCTTTGTTTCACCCATATATGGCTCATCCCACGCATATTCGAATATATCCTCCTTGCTAAACACCTGCTTCGGGTTTTTAAGCAGCAATTCCAGTATTGCAAATTCCTGTTTTGTAATCTTAGGAAGCACCCTGCCACCGATACTTACCTCAAAGGTAGAGCGTATAAGCACCATATCCCTGAACTCAAGCCTTCCGCTACCTTGTCCTTCCTGTATACCAGCCTTTGTTATCACTTCCGTTTCTGCTTCTGTTTCTGCCTCTGCTTCACTTTTTGTTTCTGCCTCTATATGACGAAGCTGCACCTGAATACGTGCCAATACCTCTCTAATCTCAAATGGCTTTGTTATATAATCATCTGCTCCATCTGTCAGCACTCCGATTTTATCATCTATACTATCCTTTGCAGTCAGCACAATCACCGGAAGCCTTCCCTGTTTTCTTATC is a genomic window of [Eubacterium] eligens ATCC 27750 containing:
- a CDS encoding response regulator transcription factor, which encodes MPNILIVEDDININNLLCEVLRKAGYTCEQAFSGTEAKLLLDIKEKAYTLVLLDLMLPGASGEEVLKEIRKQGRLPVIVLTAKDSIDDKIGVLTDGADDYITKPFEIREVLARIQVQLRHIEAETKSEAEAETEAETEVITKAGIQEGQGSGRLEFRDMVLIRSTFEVSIGGRVLPKITKQEFAILELLLKNPKQVFSKEDIFEYAWDEPYMGETKTLDVHISNIRKKIKTVTPDEYIETIWGIGYRLHE
- a CDS encoding ABC transporter ATP-binding protein, whose product is MSELLLQTSNLTKQYGRHRAVDDVNMHIKKGAIYGFIGRNGAGKTTCLKMISGLSTPSYGEIEMFGYKGKDLQKVRSRVGCLIEAPGLYGNMSAYDNLNIKCKLTGIKKKGYIEELLKTVGLDTVGEKKTKHYSLGMKQRLGIALALVGEPDLLILDEPINGLDPQGIVEVRETIQKLAKERGMTICISSHILEELSKLATDYGIIHNGCLVQELTREELMKKCSERIELTLDNPKQAIPVLDDMGFNSYQVIDKEHIHIFERLGESASLNMELAKAGIPVKGISITSEELENYFLRLTGGDNRA